AATTTTATCATCATCAAAATCATAATAAATATTATTCAGACGAATGGCTTCATTGATCGTGTAAGTGTCAAATTCTGCTTCCCTGGGTTTAGGATTCAGTTTGATGGTTTTTTTGAAAGTATAATCATCAAAAATACCGTTTGTATTGAAAGTGATTGAGTCCGGGAAATAACCTTCTCTCGTTACTACGGCTTTATAGTTTTTATCCGGGTCAAGAAGGAAGCTGAAATTATTTCCATTAAAATTAGACTTGGAATCTACACTTATTAGTTTGGCACCTTCCAATAATTCAATCGTAGCTCCTTCTAATGGTCCTGCTTCACCTTCAACCAATGCCTGAAGATCGATAATCAGATCGCGGATGTTGATTATATAAATATCATCACAACAGGTATCACTACCTTTCAGCTTTTTCTTGTCTTTGTGCGGACGGTTTGAAACTACAAATCCTGCATTTCCACTGGTGTTAAATCTTAGAAACATATCATCATAAGAAGTATTGTAATTATGTCCCATATTCATCAATCCTTCCCAAACAGATCCTGTCCAGGTAGCAAAATAAACATCAAATCCTCCCATTCCTGCATGTCCATTTGAACTGAAATAAAGCGTCCCTTCTTTATAGAATGGAGATATCTCATTTTTTGCAGTATTGATATTTGGGCCCAAATTAATAGGAATCGCAAATTCGTTTCCTTTTATTGTGGAGTAATAAATATCATATCCCCCAAATCCACCAGGCATATCACAAGCAAAATACAAAACCTTATTTCCGTATAATTCACCTTCGTAAGGATGTAGTATTTTGAAATCACCGTTTAGCTCTTTTATTGCAACTGGAGGATTCCAAACACCGCCTTCACGCTGAGAAACATATAATTCAGAGAGCTCGATTCCGTTGGATTTCAGTTTTGCTCTTGTAAAATACATTTTGTTACCATCAGAGGAAAAGGAAACTCCTCCCGCATTAAAACCAGCTCTGTTGATGTGCTCCCCTAATGGAACAGCTTTGTCATATCCACCCTGAATATTTCTGGCTGATGTATATAACTTTGCATGAAAGTCTCCTTCATCGCCGTCAAAAATGATTTCATTTTTACGATTAAAAGAAGAATAATACAATGTTCCATCCACATAAAGTGCCGGTGATGATTCTGCGGAGCCGGAGTTGACGTTTTCGCCAGCAAAACTTACAACCGCTTCTATGTTTTCTGCATATTTACCCAACATAAGTAGCCCATCAAGCTCAACTTTGGCTTCTGATTTTAATTCTTCATTATCTGTAATGGAAATAAACTCATTCAGTACATCAAGCGCTTGTTTGTATTTCGCCTGATATTTCAGACTTCTGGCATAATCTAATCTGACTTCGGTAAACTCTTCCATTTTATCTCTTTTCAAGACTCTGTCATATAACCTTTCTGCTTTTACATAATCCCGTAAAAGCATGTGAAGGTCTGCCATTGTTACCAAAAGACTGGGGTCTTTACTTTCTTTATGTGCTTTATCAAACCACTCGATAGCATTATAATAGTCATAATTCTGTGCTGCATTTTCAGCAGTCTCTATCATCATATCATAACTGGCTACCTGTACAGGCTGGGAAAAACCCACTGTGATAGTGATTGAAAATACTGTAAGGATATTATAAATGTTTCTAAGCATTTTATCTTAAATTGAATTAACTTATAAAAATGAATTACAACCTTGGGCAGAAAACTACCGGCTTCGGTTTTGGTTTTTTAAATATTTTGCCCATGTACATTACACACAATTCAAATCCACCCACGGAACCGGACTGAACAGAAAGAGACGATATATCCACATCATAAGCAAATCCAACTTTAATGTCTTTATATTCTCCTCCAGCCATAAAAATAGCTTGTCTGAAACTTCTTGCACCCAGACCAACATCCAGTTTTATACCTTTTTCTTCATCCAGCAAATAGGTGACATGCGTATTGTAATTCAATGCATTGTAAGGTCCTAAGCTGTAATAGTAGAATCCCGGAATCAAATTCACTTTTTTATTGATCTTCATATCATAAGCTCCATGTATATTCAGACCTCTCATTTTTCTTTCTGATGTTTGTCCGGCAGACCCTATATCCGGTTTAAAAAGACCTTCCAATGCAAAACCTATTTTAAGGTCGCTGTTTTTCCTTCTGATGTTCAGCATTGTTCCTATCAACCAATCCTTTATCGGAAGATTTATCATATCATCAGGATTTTGATTGCCACCGCCTCCAGCACCTTTTAATGCATTCCATCTGTCTCTATCTGCGTCAGTACCTACAATAATCCCTTGTCGTGTGTCGCCAAGACTGAGCTCGTTAAATTTTCTCGCACCGATAGCATATTGTGCTCCAAGTGTCAGGATACTGGTTTGTTTTTTATCAATAGAAAAGTGATAAGCCGCATTAATTTTACCGAACGTCCAGTTCTGAAAATTGCCGGCAGCAACAGGATAAAAACCATTATCATCAGGAGCCATCTCATGGAATGTACCTGCACCTCCAATGGCATCCATTTCAAAACCTACTCCGACCCAGTCTTGTTGTCTTATACCCCGAATGATGGGTGCATCTACTGACAATGCCATGGTTCTGTATGGTCGTCCCGTGACAGATGCAAATTTATCCGAATAAATACCACTAACTCTGTAAGATCCGTAAAATGCGCCTGTAAATGCAGGATTTACATTAAGCGGAGCAAATTGATAATAAGAAAAATGTATATCCTGACTACGTATTGAGCCCAGAACACTTAGAGAAAATATCAATACTATGTATAACTTCCATTGCATATGCATAAGGTTTAATCTTTTTGAACACGAAAGATAGGACTATTTTTGAAAATGAGAATAATTAGATACAATTTAGACATTAAAATATTCAATAATACAGTTAACAGGACAATTTTTTAAGCTTAATTTACTTTTAAGTTCTGCGGTAGTAATGAGTTTAAATTTTAAAAACGACAAAGCAATCATAAAATTGTATTGTTACATTCGTACAGATTATCTTTGATATCAATTGTTATCATTCATGTCAGGAAAATATTTCATTTTATTATTATGGTTGATCACATTTGTTGAACAGGGATATGGTCAACAAAAGAGTTTTTTTCAACCTTCTGACACCTTGGATAGGGCACGTTTGAAAAAAGCCTTGGTCTTTTCAGGATTAACTTACACCGCTTTTTCAGTAGGCCTGTATCATACATGGTATAAAAAATATCCGCAAAGCAGGTTTCATTTATTTAATGACTGGGGTGAATGGAGACATATGGATAAAATGGGCCATGTATATACAGCATATCTTCAGGGAGTTTTGTGTTATAAAGGTGCAAAATGGACGGGTATGAAAAAAAATAAAGCTATTTTGACGGGAGCAATTTGCGGAACTTTATTTCAGTCAACAATAGAAGTGATGGATGGATTTTCTAAGGAATGGGGTTTTTCATTATCGGACATGGGTGCCAATATGGCAGGAACATCGAGTTTTGTTTTGCAGCAGTATTTTTGGGATAATCAAAGGATCATGTTCAAAGTATCATCTTCCCCGAAAAGTTACAATAATCAGTCTATACTCTCCGATGACGGCAGTACAATAACTACTCTTCAGGAGAGAGCTGACGGATTGTTTGGCAAAAGTTATGCGGAGCGATATCTGAAAGATTATAATGCTCAGACATATTGGGCATCTGTCAATATACACGATTTTTTGTCAAAAGATACCCGCTGGCCGGAGTGGTTAAATATTGCTGTCGGATATGGAGCTGAAAATATGTTTGGTGGCCACAAAAACGAATGGACACAAGACGATCAGAGATTTGTCCTTCCGGATGAAAAATTCGGACGTTACAGCCAGTTTTATCTTTCTCCGGATATTGACCTGACACGCATCAAAACAAAAAGTCACTTTTTGAAAACGCTGTTTTCTGTCTTCAATATATTTAAAGTTCCCGCTCCCGCATTGGAAATCAACACCAGAGGAGAAGTGATTTTTCATTTTATAAAGATTTAAACACGCTTGCATGCGCAAGTTTCTCTTCTCTTTAAAGCATGATACATGTAACTTGTGCTTCGAAACTTCCACAATTTTGATATCTTTATAAAACAAACATCATCCGTCCACCAATCATTCACCCATACGCTCATTCTCTAAATTTTTTTTGATCTTCCTTTGGCTGGGAAGCACAAAAGGAACATCAAAAATGCTGCCTTCCAAAGATCGCCTGATCTCAGACCACTATGCTGGCGCAAGTTTCAGTCTGTTTCAAGCCTGATAAATGTAACTTGTGCCTAAACTTCCACTTTCCCATAGTGCTACTCCCCTAATGCGACTTCTCTGAAGTCATCTGACAGTAATAACAACTCTCCAAAAATCAACCATCAACCATCAACAAATAAACGATTCAACGATTACACAAATAAAATTAACCATTAAACATTTTCAATTTTCCATTAACCATTTTCCATTAACCATTTTCAATTTCCATTCATAGATGCAATATTCTCGTTGAGTAAATCTGTGGCTTGACAATTTGATTGTTTTGTGCATCAGAAGGGACAAATTGCCAGGGGGTCACTTGGTTGTCCCATGCAAATTCTGAATCAAGCAGATACTTCTGTTTGAAAGCCTTCGGGGTAAATCCCCTGTACTTTTTAAAAAGTCGGTTAAAGTTAGCCAGATTATTAAATCCGGACAAATAACATATTTCGCTGATCGTTTTATCGGATTCAAGAATCAGTTTACATGCTTTACCGAGTCGAAGGTCGATGACAAAATCACTAAAACTTCTGAAAGACTGTTTCTGAAAAAAATGACTGAATGCATTATCGCTCATCTGAACATGTGCAGCTACTTCACTCAACTTAAAATCCGGATTACTGTAATGCAACATAATGTATGAATAAGCGAGTTGAATACGGTTATTGTTGGAAATTGTTCCGCCTGTTTCGTATTCCAGAAAGGATAGATATCTCGGTTCTGAAGCTTTAGATAAAACATCTAATAGTTTTAGAAAGGAAATGGTATTG
The genomic region above belongs to Saprospiraceae bacterium and contains:
- a CDS encoding OmpA family protein, with the protein product MLRNIYNILTVFSITITVGFSQPVQVASYDMMIETAENAAQNYDYYNAIEWFDKAHKESKDPSLLVTMADLHMLLRDYVKAERLYDRVLKRDKMEEFTEVRLDYARSLKYQAKYKQALDVLNEFISITDNEELKSEAKVELDGLLMLGKYAENIEAVVSFAGENVNSGSAESSPALYVDGTLYYSSFNRKNEIIFDGDEGDFHAKLYTSARNIQGGYDKAVPLGEHINRAGFNAGGVSFSSDGNKMYFTRAKLKSNGIELSELYVSQREGGVWNPPVAIKELNGDFKILHPYEGELYGNKVLYFACDMPGGFGGYDIYYSTIKGNEFAIPINLGPNINTAKNEISPFYKEGTLYFSSNGHAGMGGFDVYFATWTGSVWEGLMNMGHNYNTSYDDMFLRFNTSGNAGFVVSNRPHKDKKKLKGSDTCCDDIYIINIRDLIIDLQALVEGEAGPLEGATIELLEGAKLISVDSKSNFNGNNFSFLLDPDKNYKAVVTREGYFPDSITFNTNGIFDDYTFKKTIKLNPKPREAEFDTYTINEAIRLNNIYYDFDDDKILPDAEKDLSYLVELMDKYPDMVIELSSHTDSRGVSTYNQKLSQRRAESAKNWLGKEGVDVDRIKPVGYGESKLLNKCSDGVRCSEEEHRFNRRTEFKIIAGPQTIEIQKSRLTDKQNTKG
- a CDS encoding PorP/SprF family type IX secretion system membrane protein; translated protein: MQWKLYIVLIFSLSVLGSIRSQDIHFSYYQFAPLNVNPAFTGAFYGSYRVSGIYSDKFASVTGRPYRTMALSVDAPIIRGIRQQDWVGVGFEMDAIGGAGTFHEMAPDDNGFYPVAAGNFQNWTFGKINAAYHFSIDKKQTSILTLGAQYAIGARKFNELSLGDTRQGIIVGTDADRDRWNALKGAGGGGNQNPDDMINLPIKDWLIGTMLNIRRKNSDLKIGFALEGLFKPDIGSAGQTSERKMRGLNIHGAYDMKINKKVNLIPGFYYYSLGPYNALNYNTHVTYLLDEEKGIKLDVGLGARSFRQAIFMAGGEYKDIKVGFAYDVDISSLSVQSGSVGGFELCVMYMGKIFKKPKPKPVVFCPRL
- a CDS encoding DUF2279 domain-containing protein, coding for MSGKYFILLLWLITFVEQGYGQQKSFFQPSDTLDRARLKKALVFSGLTYTAFSVGLYHTWYKKYPQSRFHLFNDWGEWRHMDKMGHVYTAYLQGVLCYKGAKWTGMKKNKAILTGAICGTLFQSTIEVMDGFSKEWGFSLSDMGANMAGTSSFVLQQYFWDNQRIMFKVSSSPKSYNNQSILSDDGSTITTLQERADGLFGKSYAERYLKDYNAQTYWASVNIHDFLSKDTRWPEWLNIAVGYGAENMFGGHKNEWTQDDQRFVLPDEKFGRYSQFYLSPDIDLTRIKTKSHFLKTLFSVFNIFKVPAPALEINTRGEVIFHFIKI
- a CDS encoding helix-turn-helix domain-containing protein, with translation MQVFRENTPLKDNDVCVVLDSRNNGFDYPIHNHPEVEINLIMGMSGKRIVGDSTEEYHENDLVILGPYLYHKWYGDEELLKENKPYRVITIQFDAKIFSTSLMMKDSFFSIRQLLKDAVRGIQYNGKTLETVSKIMIEMTENKGFDNTISFLKLLDVLSKASEPRYLSFLEYETGGTISNNNRIQLAYSYIMLHYSNPDFKLSEVAAHVQMSDNAFSHFFQKQSFRSFSDFVIDLRLGKACKLILESDKTISEICYLSGFNNLANFNRLFKKYRGFTPKAFKQKYLLDSEFAWDNQVTPWQFVPSDAQNNQIVKPQIYSTRILHL